Below is a genomic region from Enterobacter hormaechei subsp. xiangfangensis.
CATCTGGTTACCCTGCTCAGTCCAGCTGCCGGTGTAGATCCAGCAGGACGAGGCGGTGGTACCGTCGTCACGCAACAGCGCGAAGCTATTGAGCAACTGGCCTTTCTTCGCCACCAGATTGCCGTTGGCATCGTACAGGTCGGCCAGCGCCACGCCGTTGTTCTCTTTTGCCACCTCTTCGGACTCAGGATGATCCGGCTGCTTGTAGTTCCAGCTCATCTTCAGCAGCGGCTCAGCGCCTTTGCCGCCTTCCGTGCGGTACATCTCGCGCAGACGATGGTAAATCCCGGCCAGAATTTCGCCGTCATTACGCGCTTCACCCGGCGCATCCTGACCTTTCCAGTGCCACTGTAGCCAGCGGCCAGAGTTGGCAATAGAACCGTCCTCTTCCGCAAAGCAGGTCGATGGCAGGCGGAACACCTCCGTCTGAATGGATGCCGGATCGACATCGTTTGATTCACCGTGGTTCTGCCAGAACGTAGACGTTTCGGTGACCAGCGGATCGATAACCACCATGTACTTCAGCTTGCTCAGGCTGCGAACGACTTTGTTTTTATCCGGGAATGACGCCACCGGGTTAAAGCCCTGGCAGATATACCCCGTGACGTCGCCCTTATCCATCATGTTGAAATACTTGATGACATCGTAAGCCTGGTCCCATTTCGGCAACCACTCAAAGCCCCAGTCATTCTCTTTCTGCGCCGCGTCGCCGTAGAACGATTTCATCAGACTGACGGCAAACTTCGGATAGTTACTCCAGTAGTTCACCTGGTCCGGACGCGTCGCTTTTGGCGTGTTGGCGTCAAGCCAGCTTTGCCAGTCGGTCTGCTTCTCGGACGGCAGGGTCAGGTAACCCGGCAGGCTGGTCGACAGCAGGCCGAGGTCGGTTAAGCCCTGAATGTTAGAGTGCCCGCGCAGGGCGTTCACGCCGCCACCGGCCATCCCCATGTTGCCGAGCAGCAGCTGGATCATCGCCATGGTGCGAATGTTCTGCGCGCCCACGGTATGCTGCGTCCAGCCCAGCGCGTACAGGAACGTGGTGGTTCTGTCGGCGGCACTGGTGGAGGCCAGCACTTCACACACTTTCAGGAAGTCCGCTTTTGGCGTACCGCAGATGTTTTCCACCACGTCCGGCGTATAGCGGGAAACGTGCTGTTTCAGCAGGTTCCACACGCAGCGCGGATCGCTCAGGGTCTCATCGCGCTTCGCGTAGCCGTTTTCGTCGAACTGATAGTTCCAGGATGATTTATCGTACTGACGTTTCTCGGCGTCATAGCCGCTGAACAGACCATCTTCGAAGGCGAAATCTTCCCGCACCAGCAGGCTGGCATTGGTGTAATGCTTAACGTATTCCGCGTTAATCTTATTGTTTTCGATCAGGTACAACAGCACGCCGGAAAGGAACGTAATATCCGTACCGGAGCGGATCGGCGCATAGATATCAGCCACCGATGCCGTACGCGTAAAGCGTGGATCGACGACAATCAGCGTCGCATCGTTGTTGTTTTTCGCTTCCATCGCCCAGCGGAACCCCACCGGATGGGCTTCAGCGGCGTTACCGCCCATAACCACCACGACGTTTGCGTTTTTGATATCAACCCAGTGGTTGGTCATCGCACCGCGACCAAATGTTGGAGCAAGACTTGCTACCGTTGGTCCGTGTCAGACGCGCGCCTGGTTATCAACCGCCAGCATGCCGAGGGAGCGCACAAATTTTTGCGTCAGCATGCCGGTCTCATTACTTGCCGCAGAGGCACACAGCATCCCGGTGGAGGTCCAGCGGTTTACCGTGATGCCCTGCTCGTTCTTCTCAATAAAATTGGCGTCGCGATCCGCTTTCATCAGTTTTGCAATTCGGGAGAAAGCGTCGTCCCAGGAGATACGCTGCCATTTGTCAGACCCCGGCGCACGATATTCCGGGTAGCGCAGACGGTTTTCACTGTGGACGTAGTCCAGCAGCCCCGCCCCTTTCGGGCAAAGCGCCCCGCGGCTCACCGGATGGTCCGGGTCCCCTTCAATATGATAAATCGCTTCTTTGGCGTTCTTCGCGCCATCACCCAGGCTATACATTAATAGCCCACAACCCACGGAGCAGTATGTGCAGGTGTTACGGATCTCTTTCGCGCGCAGCAGTTTATAGTTGCGTGCCTGAGCCAGCGCCATTTTGGGAGCGAATCCCAGCATCGCGGCTGTTGTTCCGGCCATACCGCCCGCGCAGATTTTAAAAAATTGTCTGCGGCTGACGTCCATTGTTGTCCTCTTTATCTGATAAGACTTCGCGCGGCAAACTAACAGCAAAGCCCCTTTTTTTATTGCGTCAAATCAAGGTCGCTATACTTAGCCCCCCAAATAGTCACCGCTGGTACGATTTGCTACTCTTTTCGGGGTATCTCCCCAGTAGAAAATTCGCCAGGTGTAGCGGATAGATGCTATAAGTTTTCCCTTTGATTTTTTGAAGACTGGCAGGGTAATGGACAGAAAAAGAGCAACGCTGACAGGCCTGGCGGCCATATTGCTGTGGAGCACCATGGTGGGTCTCATCCGCAGCGTCAGTGAAGGACTGGGCCCGGTGGGCGGCGCGGCGATGATTTACACCGTCAGCGGGCTGCTGTGTCTGGTAACGGTGGGTTTTCCCGATCTTCGGCGTTTTTCCAGGCGCTATCTTCTTGCGGGCAGCATCCTGTTTGTCAGCTATGAGATGTGCCTGGCCCTGTCGCTGGGATATGCCGCGACGCGCTCACAGGCGATTGAAGTCGGTATGGTCAATTATCTGTGGCCAAGCCTGACGATTGCCTTCGCGATTTTGTTCAACGGGCAAAAATCCACCCTGTGGGTCATCCCTGGGCTTCTCATCTCGCTGTTGGGGGTGTGCTGGGTTTTAGGTGGCGAAAACGGTCTGCAACTGAATGACATCATGCAGAACGTCGTTTCAAGTCCGCTGAGTTATGGGCTGGCGTTTGCTGGCGCTTTTATCTGGGCCGCCTACTGCACCGTCACCAGCAAGTATGCCAAAGGGCAAAATGGCATTACCCTTTTCGTCCTGCTGACCGCCCTGAGCCTGTGGGTCAAATATGCCGTCAGCGATCAGCCCGAAATGGTGTTCAGCGTCCCGGTTGTGGTGAAGCTATTGATGTGTGGGGTTGCGCTTGGCTTTGGCTACGCCGCCTGGAATATCGGTATTCTTCACGGTAACGTCACGGTGCTTGCGGCTGTCTCTTATTTCACGCCCGTTCTTTCCGCCGCGCTGGCGGCTATTGTGCTGAGCTCTACGCTTTCATTCTCATTCTGGCAAGGGGCATTAATGGTGTGCGCCGGATCGTTACTGTGCTGGTATGCCACGCGCAAATAGTATTTTTATTTTTTGCCGGGTACCCAATATGCCCGGCACAAAATTAACAATTATTTAATGTGTGATCACACCCTCGAATATAATTGGTAACATTCGAGACAACTAAAATTTCTGTATAGAATGCCCACAGATAGCCAGAGCCGTTGTGGAAGTTGACATAAACTGACAACACAGGTAATTAGTTCAGCGCCAATATTACCGCGCTATATAGCACAAAGTGCAATAGTTTATTTCTGAATATTTCACTTAGAAAACAGACACCGGCTCACCGGAAAATTCATAATCCGCTGTTTTATAATATGTTATCGCGCCCCACACGTTGATACTCTCTGTCAAATTCCTTTAATTCCCCAGAAAAACTAAAACGTCCAGAAATTATTTACAGCCATATTATCGTGCTTTGTTAATAATCAATTTATGTCTATATATTAACCTGATTGAGCGATTTAAGGGCAATTTACCCGATCGGGATCACACTAATTGAAATTATCTTTAATATTTTGAAACTTATTATTGAAAGCAGTCTATGGAATTTTAAAAATAGTCTGCCATTGACGATAAGCCTCGTTTAAAAATCGCTCAGGTGGCTTAGGAAATACCTAAATAAAATTATAAGGATTATTTAAGATGAAACTTAAATTAGTTGCAGTGGCAGTGACTTCCATGTTGGCAGCTGGCGTTGTTAACGCGGCTGAAGTTTTTAACAAAGACGGTAACAAACTGGATCTGTACGGCAAAGTTACTGGTCTGCACTATTTTTCTGATGATGCTGGTAGCGACGGCGACAAAACGTATGTTCGTCTGGGCTTCAAAGGTGAAACTCAGATCAACGATCAGCTGACCGGATACGGCCAGTGGGAATATGAGTTCAAGGGCAATCGCTCCGAAGCTCAGGGTTCCGACGGCAACAAAACCCGTCTGGCCTACGCTGGTCTGAAATTCGATGAATTCGGTTCCTTCGACTACGGTCGTAACTACGGTGTGGCTTATGACATCGGCGCATGGACTGACGTTCTGCCAGAGTTCGGTGGCGATACCTGGACGCAGACTGATGGCTTCATGACCGGCCGTACCACTGGCGTTGCAACCTACCGTAACACCGACTTCTTTGGTCTGGTTGACGGCCTGAACGTGGCTGCTCAGTACCAGGGTAAAAACGACCGTTCAGAGATCACCGAATCCAACGGTGACGGCTGGGGTCTGTCTTCTACCTATGAATTCGACGGCTTCGGTGTGGGTGCGACCTACGCGAAATCTGACCGTACTGACCGTCAGGTTCGTGCTGCAAGCAACCTGAACGCCGGTGGCGAAAACGCAGAAGTCTGGGCTGCTGGCCTGAAGTACGATGCGAACGACATCTACCTGGCAACGACCTACTCTGAAACCCGCAACATGACGGCGTTCGGTAACGGTCACGTTGCCAACAAAGCGCAGAACTTCGAAGTTGTGGCGCAGTACCAGTTCGACTTCGGTCTGCGTCCATCCATCGCTTACCTGAAATCCAAAGGTAAAGACATCGGTTCTTATGGCGACCAGGATCTGGTTGAATACGTTGACGTTGGCGCGAGCTACTACTTCAACAAAAACATGTCCACCTACGTTGATTACAAAATCAACCTCGTGGATGACAGCCAGTTCACCAAAGATGCCAAAGTGGCTACCGACAACATCGTGGCTGTAGGTCTGACCTACCAGTTCTAAGATCTGTTAGTTCAAAAGGCCAGCCCTCGCGGCTGGCCTTTTTTATTACTGCTGCCCTCCGACCTTCGCCAGACTAAACCAGATCCCGACCGCCAGAATCAGCAGCATGCCTCCCGCACTGCCCAGGGCCACGCTGTGCGAGGTGATGAACGCAGTTTTCGCCGCCGTCATCACCGGCTCGGCCAGCGACGGCGTCAGCTCCTGCGCCACCTTCATCGCTTCACCGATGGACGACGAGGCTTTATCGGTCAGCGACGCGCTCAGCCCCTGCGGCAGTACAATAGACGCCGAAAAGCTGCGGGTTAACAGCAAACCGAAAATGGCGATCCCCAGACCAGCGCCCAGCTCGTAGGACATGGTTTCGATCGCGCCTGCGGCGGCCGCTTTCTCTTTCGGCGCGGCAGCCATGATCGCTGACGTCGATGCCAGCAGTGCGCTGGCGGCACTGAAGCCCAACAGCACCATCAGGCTCCACGCCTGCCACTGTTGGGTGCTGAAATCAAGCATCGACAGGCCGATAAAACTGACTGCGCTTAGCCCCATGCCTCCGGCCGCGACAATGCGCAGCCCCAGACGCCCGACCAGCACGCCCGCGATCGGCCCGCTAAATCCGCTCGCCACCATCACCGGCAGCATAAATATCCCTGCTTCAAACGGCGTAAAACCATGCACAAACTGCAACTCCTGCGCCATCAGCAGTTCAAAGCCCACCAGCGCAATCATGGCGGTCATCGCCATGACCACGCCGCTTAAAATAATGCGATGGCAAAACAGACGCATGTCGATCATCGGTACGCGCGCGCGCAGCTGGATACGGACGAAGATAAACAGCATCACCGCCCCGGTAAGCAGCGTAATGGTCACCATCCACGGCGACAGCACCCCTTTCAGGGCGGTTTTGGCGCTATAGACCAGCAGTAAAATCGCCACAATTAGCATAATGGCATGGCTGATATTGAGCGGCTGCTCGGGCCGCCCCTGCTGAGCAGGCACAAAGCGCGCAGCAAGCGAAACCACCATCAGCACGATCGGCACATTAATCAGGAAGACCGAACCCCAGTAAAAGTGCTCCAGCAGCATGCCGCCAATCAGCGGGCCAAACGCCGCGCCGCCCGACCCAACGGCAGCCCAGACGCCGAGGGCGATATTACGGTGCCGCGCATCAATAAACAGCGTGCGGATCCCTGCAAGCGTAGCCGGAATAATCATCGCCGCGCCAATCGCCAGCGACGCGCGGGCGGCAATCAGCCAGCCCGCGGACGGCGCAAAAGCCGCCGCTAACGATGACAGGCCAAACAGCACGCTGCCGATCATCAGCAGGCGCTTAAAACCTATGCGATCGCCCAGCGCGCCCATCGGCAGCACCATCCCCGCCATCACCAGCGAGTAAATATCAATAATCCACAACAATTCGTTGCCGCTGGCACCCAGCGTCATGCTCAATGTTGGCGCCGCCACGTGCAGCACCGTCGCGTCAATCGCCACCGGGATATATACCAGCACGATAATCACTAACGCTAACCACTGACGAAACATAAATTTCCTTTTCAGTTAAAAACTGGACACATGTCCAAATTGCGATCCTACGTAAAGTTGAACACTTGTCCAGCTCTTTGTTACACTCGTTTCGTTGCCATTGAGAGTGAGAAATTATGCGTTATCTGAGCAAGGACGAGCGGCGGGAAGAGATCCTCCAGGCCGCGATGCGCGTGGCGCTGACCGAAGGATTCGCTGCAATGACCGTGCGCCGCATCGCCACCGAAGCGGGCGTCGCTACCGGGCAGTTGCATCACCACTTTGCGTCGGCGGGCGAGCTTAAGTCGCTGGCGTTTGTCCGGCTAATCCGCGATTTGCTGGATGCTGAAATCGTTGGCGAAAACGCTGGCTGGCGCGAGCGCCTGCATGCCATGCTCGGCAGCGATGACGGCGGGTTTGAGCCCTACATTCGGCTGTGGCGAGAGGCGCAAATTCTCGCCAGCCGGGATAGCGATATTAAAGGCGCCTACGTTTTGACTATGGAGATGTGGCACCAGGAAACGGTTGCGATTATCAGGGCCGGGGCGGAGGCCAACGCCTTTACGCTTGCTGACCAGCCGGAAAATATCGCCTGGCGTTTAATTGGTCTGGTATGTGGCCTGGATGGCATATACGTATTAAATATGCCTGAAATGGACGACGCGGCCTTTAATAAGCATCTGGATAAACTTATCTCCCTCGAATTGTTTTAATACTCCCATCGGGGTATTAATTTCCGCAAAAAGTTACAATTAGTAACACATAAAGCGAACCCAGATTCCCATTCCAAACTCAGGGATTCGCTTTTTTATCTATCCTTTCAGATGTATCCCATAACATCCAATAATTCCTACAAGCTATCGACAGGTATCTTTCTGTTTTTATTTAATTTTTTCTCTCCACTTGGGTAAGCAAGAGGGTGATATGTCACATCAAAGCGAGAAGAGTAACCAGCATCTGTTGAGTAACTGGAAACCGGAAAATGCGCAATTTTGGGAGAATAAAGGGAAACATATCGCACGAAGAAACCTGTGGATTTCCGTGGCGTGTTTGCTCCTCGCGTTTTGTGTCTGGATGTTGTTTAGCGCTATTGCGGTAAACCTTAATAAGGTCGGATTTAATTTCAGCACCGATCAGCTTTTTATGCTAACGGCATTACCTTCTCTCTCCGGCGCGATATTGCGTGTCCCCTACTCTTTTATGGTGCCGATATTTGGCGGGCGTTACTGGACCGTGTTAAGCACCGTTATCCTGGTCGTACCCTGTGTCTGGCTTGGGATCGCCATCCAGAATACCGCCACGCCTTACTGGGTCTTTATCATCATTGCACTGCTGTGCGGTTTTGCCGGCGCCAACTTCGCTTCCAGCATGGGAAACATCAGCTTCTTCTTCCCGAAAGCCAGACAGGGCAGCGCGCTGGGCATTAACGGCGGGCTGGGTAACCTGGGTGTGAGCGTGATGCAGCTGGTTGCGCCGCTGGTGATTTTCCTGCCGATGTTTACCTTTCTCGGCGTTCATGGCGTCCCCCAGGAGGATGGCTCGACGATGTGGCTGGCGAACGCGGCGTGGATCTGGGCGCCGCTGCTGATTCTGGCCACCCTTGCGGCGTTTTTTGGCATGAACGACATCGCCAGCTCGAAAGCATCCATTGCCAGCCAGCTTCCGGTACTTAAGCGCTTTCACCTTTGGCTGCTGAGCCTGCTTTATCTGGCAACCTTCGGCTCGTTTATCGGTTTCTCGGCAGGCTTTGCCATGCTGTCGAAAACCCAGTTTCCGGACGTAAATATCCTCCACCTCGCCTTCTTTGGCCCGCTGATTGGCGCCCTGGCGCGTTCGGCTGGCGGGATGATTTCAGACAGGCTGGGCGGCGTACGGGTGACGCTGATCAACTTCGTCTTTATGGCCATCTTTAGCGCCCTGATTTTCCTGACACTCCCCGGGTCTGGTTCAGGCAGTTTTATCGCCTTCTATCTGGTCTTTATGGGCCTGTTTCTGACCGCAGGCCTGGGCAGCGGCTCGACCTTCCAGATGATCGCGATTATCTTTCGCCAAATCACCCTCGACCGCATAAAAAAACAGGGCGGGAGCGACGAACAGGCACAGCATGAAGCGGTGACCGAAACGGCTGCCGCGCTGGGCTTTATCTCTGCCATCGGTGCGGTAGGCGGGTTCTTTATTCCCAAAGCCTTTGGCACATCCCTGGCGATGACCGGATCCCCTGTGGGCGCCATGAAAGTCTTCCTCGTGTTTTACATCGTCTGCGTACTCGTCACCTGGCTGGTGTACGGCCGCAAATCCTCACAAAAATAATAACTACATCTTCGCCGGAGCGTGATGCCTCACCCTCCGGCCATGCTATCGAAGCAGGAGAAATGTCATGAGCAAACTGTTGGACCGCTTCCGTTACTTCAAAACAAAAGGCGACAGTTTCGCCGATGGGCACGGGCAGGTGTACCACACCAACCGCGACTGGGAGGACAGCTACCGTCAACGCTGGCAGTTCGATAAAATTGTGCGATCCACCCACGGCGTTAACTGCACCGGCTCCTGTAGCTGGAAGATTTATGTCAAAAATGGCCTGGTGACCTGGGAAACCCAGCAGACCGACTACCCGCGTACCCGCCCTGACCTGCCTAACCACGAACCACGCGGCTGCCCGCGCGGCGCAAGCTACTCCTGGTATCTCTACAGCGCCAACCGCCTGAAATACCCGCTGGTGCGCCGTCGGCTGATCGAACTCTGGCGCGAGGCGCTGGCGCAGCATACCGATCCGGTGCTGGCCTGGGACGCCATTCAGAACGATCCGCAGAAAGCGCAGAGCTACAGGAAGGCGCGCGGTAAAGGCGGTTTTATCCGCTCAAACTGGAAAGAGCTTAACCAGCTGATTGCTGCCGCCAACGTCTGGACCATCAAAAACTACGGCCCGGATCGGGTAGCCGGTTTTTCCCCCATCCCGGCCATGTCGATGGTCTCTTATGCCGCCGGTACGCGCTATCTCTCCCTGCTCGGCGGCACCTGCCTGAGCTTCTATGACTGGTATTGCGATCTGCCTCCGGCGTCGCCGATGACCTGGGGCGAACAGACCGACGTGCCGGAATCGGCGGACTGGTACAACTCCAGCTATATCATTGCCTGGGGCTCGAACGTGCCGCAGACGCGTACCCCGGACGCCCACTTCTTTACCGAAGTGCGTTACAAAGGCACCAAGACCGTCGCCATTACGCCGGACTTCTCGGAGGTGGCAAAGCTCAGCGACCAATGGCTGGCCCCCAAACAGGGTACCGACAGCGCCCTTGCCATGGCGATGGGGCATGTGATCCTCAAAGAGTTCCATCTTGATAACCCGAGCGATTACTTCCTCAACTATTGCCGCCGCTACACCGACATGCCGATGCTGGTTCTGCTGGATGAACAGGCTGACGGTCGCGTGGTGCCGGGCCGCATGCTGCGTGCATCGGATCTGGCCGACGGGCTGGGTGAAACCAATAATCCGGAGTGGAAAACCATCGCCTTTGACGTGGCCGGAAATCTGGTGGCGCCGAATGGTTCCATCGGCTTCCGCTGGGGTGAAAAAGGCAAATGGAACCTGGAGTCGCTGGCCGCGGGACAGGAAACCGAGCTGACGCTTTCCCTGCTCATCACCCACGACAGCGTGGCAGACGTGGCCTTCCCTTACTTCGGGGGCAACGAGAACCCGCATTTCCGCAGCGTGAAGCAGGAGCCGGTGCTGACGCGCCGAGTACCGAGTAAGACCCTGACGCTGGCCGACGGCAGCCAGAGACGCGTGGTTAGCGTGTACGATCTGGTGCTCGCAAACTACGGCCTCGATCGCGGTCTGGAAGACAGTAACGCGGCGACAAACTACGCCGAGATAAAAGCCTACACCCCGGCCTGGGGCGAACAAATTACCGGCGTCCCCGCTTATCTGATAGAAAAAATCGCCCGTGAATTTGCCGACACGGCGCATAAGACCCACGGACGGTCGATGATCATTCTCGGGGCCGGTGTGAACCACTGGTACCACATGGACATGAACTACCGCGGGATGATCAACATGCTGGTCTTCTGCGGCTGCGTCGGGCAGAGCGGCGGCGGCTGGTCGCACTATGTCGGCCAGGAAAAGCTGCGCCCGCAAACCGGCTGGCTGCCGCTGGCCTTCGCGCTGGACTGGAACCGTCCGCCGCGCCAGATGAACAGCACATCGTACTTTTACAACCACGCCAG
It encodes:
- the ompC gene encoding porin OmpC, giving the protein MKLKLVAVAVTSMLAAGVVNAAEVFNKDGNKLDLYGKVTGLHYFSDDAGSDGDKTYVRLGFKGETQINDQLTGYGQWEYEFKGNRSEAQGSDGNKTRLAYAGLKFDEFGSFDYGRNYGVAYDIGAWTDVLPEFGGDTWTQTDGFMTGRTTGVATYRNTDFFGLVDGLNVAAQYQGKNDRSEITESNGDGWGLSSTYEFDGFGVGATYAKSDRTDRQVRAASNLNAGGENAEVWAAGLKYDANDIYLATTYSETRNMTAFGNGHVANKAQNFEVVAQYQFDFGLRPSIAYLKSKGKDIGSYGDQDLVEYVDVGASYYFNKNMSTYVDYKINLVDDSQFTKDAKVATDNIVAVGLTYQF
- a CDS encoding MFS transporter codes for the protein MFRQWLALVIIVLVYIPVAIDATVLHVAAPTLSMTLGASGNELLWIIDIYSLVMAGMVLPMGALGDRIGFKRLLMIGSVLFGLSSLAAAFAPSAGWLIAARASLAIGAAMIIPATLAGIRTLFIDARHRNIALGVWAAVGSGGAAFGPLIGGMLLEHFYWGSVFLINVPIVLMVVSLAARFVPAQQGRPEQPLNISHAIMLIVAILLLVYSAKTALKGVLSPWMVTITLLTGAVMLFIFVRIQLRARVPMIDMRLFCHRIILSGVVMAMTAMIALVGFELLMAQELQFVHGFTPFEAGIFMLPVMVASGFSGPIAGVLVGRLGLRIVAAGGMGLSAVSFIGLSMLDFSTQQWQAWSLMVLLGFSAASALLASTSAIMAAAPKEKAAAAGAIETMSYELGAGLGIAIFGLLLTRSFSASIVLPQGLSASLTDKASSSIGEAMKVAQELTPSLAEPVMTAAKTAFITSHSVALGSAGGMLLILAVGIWFSLAKVGGQQ
- the fdnG gene encoding formate dehydrogenase-N subunit alpha, whose protein sequence is MDVSRRQFFKICAGGMAGTTAAMLGFAPKMALAQARNYKLLRAKEIRNTCTYCSVGCGLLMYSLGDGAKNAKEAIYHIEGDPDHPVSRGALCPKGAGLLDYVHSENRLRYPEYRAPGSDKWQRISWDDAFSRIAKLMKADRDANFIEKNEQGITVNRWTSTGMLCASAASNETGMLTQKFVRSLGMLAVDNQARVUHGPTVASLAPTFGRGAMTNHWVDIKNANVVVVMGGNAAEAHPVGFRWAMEAKNNNDATLIVVDPRFTRTASVADIYAPIRSGTDITFLSGVLLYLIENNKINAEYVKHYTNASLLVREDFAFEDGLFSGYDAEKRQYDKSSWNYQFDENGYAKRDETLSDPRCVWNLLKQHVSRYTPDVVENICGTPKADFLKVCEVLASTSAADRTTTFLYALGWTQHTVGAQNIRTMAMIQLLLGNMGMAGGGVNALRGHSNIQGLTDLGLLSTSLPGYLTLPSEKQTDWQSWLDANTPKATRPDQVNYWSNYPKFAVSLMKSFYGDAAQKENDWGFEWLPKWDQAYDVIKYFNMMDKGDVTGYICQGFNPVASFPDKNKVVRSLSKLKYMVVIDPLVTETSTFWQNHGESNDVDPASIQTEVFRLPSTCFAEEDGSIANSGRWLQWHWKGQDAPGEARNDGEILAGIYHRLREMYRTEGGKGAEPLLKMSWNYKQPDHPESEEVAKENNGVALADLYDANGNLVAKKGQLLNSFALLRDDGTTASSCWIYTGSWTEQGNQMANRDNADPSGLGNTLGWAWAWPLNRRVLYNRASADVNGKPWDPKRMLIEWNGTKWTGNDIPDFNTAAPGSNTGPFIMQPEGLGRLFAIDKLAEGPFPEHYEPMETPLGTNPLHPNVVSSPVVRIYEDDVLRLGKKDKFPYVGTTYRLTEHFHTWTKHARLNAIAQPEQFVEISETLAKAKGIANGDRVKVSSKRGFIRAVAVVTRRLQTLNVHGQQVETVGIPLHWGFEGVAQKGYIANTLTPNVGDSNSQTPEYKAFLVNIEKA
- a CDS encoding NarK family nitrate/nitrite MFS transporter gives rise to the protein MSHQSEKSNQHLLSNWKPENAQFWENKGKHIARRNLWISVACLLLAFCVWMLFSAIAVNLNKVGFNFSTDQLFMLTALPSLSGAILRVPYSFMVPIFGGRYWTVLSTVILVVPCVWLGIAIQNTATPYWVFIIIALLCGFAGANFASSMGNISFFFPKARQGSALGINGGLGNLGVSVMQLVAPLVIFLPMFTFLGVHGVPQEDGSTMWLANAAWIWAPLLILATLAAFFGMNDIASSKASIASQLPVLKRFHLWLLSLLYLATFGSFIGFSAGFAMLSKTQFPDVNILHLAFFGPLIGALARSAGGMISDRLGGVRVTLINFVFMAIFSALIFLTLPGSGSGSFIAFYLVFMGLFLTAGLGSGSTFQMIAIIFRQITLDRIKKQGGSDEQAQHEAVTETAAALGFISAIGAVGGFFIPKAFGTSLAMTGSPVGAMKVFLVFYIVCVLVTWLVYGRKSSQK
- a CDS encoding TetR family transcriptional regulator, translated to MRYLSKDERREEILQAAMRVALTEGFAAMTVRRIATEAGVATGQLHHHFASAGELKSLAFVRLIRDLLDAEIVGENAGWRERLHAMLGSDDGGFEPYIRLWREAQILASRDSDIKGAYVLTMEMWHQETVAIIRAGAEANAFTLADQPENIAWRLIGLVCGLDGIYVLNMPEMDDAAFNKHLDKLISLELF
- the yddG gene encoding aromatic amino acid DMT transporter YddG, yielding MDRKRATLTGLAAILLWSTMVGLIRSVSEGLGPVGGAAMIYTVSGLLCLVTVGFPDLRRFSRRYLLAGSILFVSYEMCLALSLGYAATRSQAIEVGMVNYLWPSLTIAFAILFNGQKSTLWVIPGLLISLLGVCWVLGGENGLQLNDIMQNVVSSPLSYGLAFAGAFIWAAYCTVTSKYAKGQNGITLFVLLTALSLWVKYAVSDQPEMVFSVPVVVKLLMCGVALGFGYAAWNIGILHGNVTVLAAVSYFTPVLSAALAAIVLSSTLSFSFWQGALMVCAGSLLCWYATRK